AATGTCTTCACTCCATTTATTGTTTTCATTTCCTAATACACCTTCGTAATTCATAACATTAGGATACATGCGTTCTAAACCAGAAGGTTTAAATGCGCCATGAAAATCAACTAACAGTTCTAATTTGGCACATTCTCTGGCGATTTGTTCGTACGAATTGACCATATATTGATCATTACGCTGCATGTAGTCAATTTTAATTCCTTTAGCTCCCCAGTTTTTATAAGTTTGAAGAATCGGCAGTAAATTAGCATCCAAAGGCTTCCAAAGTACCCAAAGAATTATTCCAACACCTTTTTCTTTACCATATCGAATCAATTCTTTCACATCCATGTCCGGATTAAAATCAAGTATTTGAGTAGTCGATTTTGTCCATCCTTCGTCAAGTATTACATATTCAATTTTATTCTTAGCGGCAAAATCAATAAAATATTTGTATGTTGCTGTGTTTAGTCCTGCTTTAAAATCAACACCAAAAATATTATTATCATTATACCAGTCCCATGCTACTTTTCCCGGTTTTATCCAATCGGTATTTTTAAGAACATTTGATTTTGCCAGTTGATATGTTAAATTACTTTCTACAAAAGTGCGGTCATCATCACTAATAATAAATACACGCCATGGATACGCCCTGTTTCCGGAAGTTTTTGCTATATAATCAGCTTCTTTTGTAATGGTTTGTACACGATCTGATCGTCCACCTTTATCAACTGCTTCTAAAACGTATTTTGGAAACATAGCATCCAAAGTTGTATTTCCGTTTCCTTTTAAAAACAAGCCCGGATAATCGTGTAATGCGGTTTCTGTAAATAAAACCTTTGCCTTATCAGTTGTAAACAAAACTGGTAAACTGCAAAAATCTTTAGAGGTAATATCACTCAGGGATTTATCTAAATACAAACGCTCGTTATGGGAATACATTGATTCTTCCTGCGGAAATAAAGAACGGGATCCTTTTGGGAATGTAAAGGAAACATGCTCTGAAACAACATTACGTGCTGCTTTCGCTTCATCGATAAACTGATACGCTACACCATCGTTATACGCACGAAAATTCAGTTTGTAATTTCCCTGATACGTGATGGAAAGTTCTGTGTACTCATCTTTTATATCTGAATCTTTATGAGAAACTACAGCATATATTGTTTGCGATACACTCCTGATTGTATGCTTTTTGACCTTCTGATTAGCGCCAAAATCCGTATTAGAAGAAAAATCCATCCCAGCCTGCGCTTTCTCTATAATTAAATTTCCATTTAATGACGCAGACCATGAAATTTCCTTTGAGTTCGTAACTTTTATTTCAATACCCCCATCAGGAGATTTAACCTCAAAATTTTGTGCTGCCATCTGGTATAAGCTAAAAGTAAAATAGCAAATCGTTAGTATTAAATTCTTCATTATTAGATGGTTTTTTATTATTTAATTTTAGTTTCTTTGAAGTGTTTTGCTATTTCTTCTTTAGTTAAGGCATAATCATACATCTGTAAGGAAGCCATATAACCCGAGTAATTTTCTCCAATATCCGATGCGCCAATGATGATTTTGGCTTTATCAATTGCAGAGGACAACATCATATTTTGAGAATTATCCAATACACTATCCACATACATTTTCTCTACAACACCATCAAAAGTCAAAACGATATGATGCCATTTATTTGCTTCAGGAAGTTTGTTGTATCTCATATCAAAATGACCGTCCAAATGTGGCGCAGCACCATAATGACTGCTATTGTAAGCCAAAGCATTGTAAGAATTAGCCAGATTATAGGCTGTTCTGTCACACCACGATGCTAAAATTTCACCTTCTTTGGCTATTTCCGGATTTTTTACCCACGTGGCAATGCTGTAAGAACCATTCCAAGCCAGCATTTTTGGAACTGCTTTGTCTAATACCAAAGAGCCATTAGTAAATTTAAATGCCTTAACCCCTTCATTATCTTTTTCTATTTTGACTTCACCATTTTTTGCAAAAGTTCCTCCGATAGTGCCTTTGTTTGATAACTTAGTAAAAGAGCTACCCTCTTTTTGATTATTTACATTAAGGTCAATCAACATTTTATGAGTACTTACAACAGCAGCCTGCTTATTCGATTTTTTATTTTCTAATGGTAACGGAATCTCAAATAAAGAACTATATACTTTTATATTCCAAACAGCAGCATACAGCCCTGCCTTTTCAGTTCCCAAGACGGTTAATTTTAAGTAACGTGCCGATATATCATTATCGTCAATCATGGGACTGCCGGAAGTCTGATTTTTAGATTTATCAGCATACATGTTCCATTTTTTACCATCACTTGAATATTGTAAAGTGTATTGGTAATAATAACTGGCAAACTCAAATTGGGTCATAACCCTTTTTATTTCTTTTACCGCTCCTAAATCTATTATTAAATCTTGTGGTAAAGAATTGTTGGCTACTTTCCACATGGTGGCATTATTATCGTCTGTGGCAAAAGCCGGCTTATATTGATAATCATATTCCGAAGATTGTAAATGATAATAAGACGACGCAGTTGCAGCAGCATTTAAAGCTATATTTTCTGGCGTTGTGGTCTTTACAATGTTTTCAATACCTTTAGAAGTAGGAACCACCTTTTTTATGACAGAATCATTTTCAAAAACCATTTTATCTATACATACTTGTCTTGCAAGACCTCCACGAGTCATAGGATAATCATGTTTGTGGTACACTATGTAATACTCATTTCCATCTTCTAAAACCGAATGATGGCCCGGGCCATGTGTGGTTTTATCCTCAGTAGTACTCAAAATTGGATTATTCTGACCTTCTGTAAATGGTCCGTAAGGAGTATCACCATAAGAATAACGAACATTATAGGTTTCATCATGGCAGGAATCACCAGAGTACATCAGTATGTATTTGCTGCCTTTTTTCATCATATAGGCTGCTTCAAAAGGCTTAGGTGTCTGACTCAAAGGAATGTTTTTTGAATTTACCATATCCTTCATTGTAGCGGTATTGAGTTCACCTACAGCATAACCACCGTTGTAATGTACCCAGGTTCCCCAATAGCCATAAACTTTACCATCGGTATCTTTAAAAAACTGTGCGTCAAGTGATGGAAACCCTTCTCTTGGGTATCCATTCGAAATAACAGGAACGTCATTTTCGCTTAATTTTTTCCAGGGACCAACAGGTGTGTCAGATACATATCCATAAATATTACAGCCCATTTCGCAGTTGCCAAAATACAGATAGTATTTACCATCATTTCCAAGAATTATATCCGGCGCCCAAAAATTCGTAATCGGTTTTGCTGTAAAAGATGGTATTTCCATAGTATGGTTATACCAGTTTTTTAAATCTTTGCTATACCAGACTGTTGGAGCTCCTGAAGCCAGCATCTCATTATCTGTAGTAGCATAAATATAATAAATGTCTCCAAATTTTTTAATAGTAGGATCTGCAAAATAACCTGGTAAAATTGGATTTCCAGCATTAGACATGTTAACATTCACTTTGTCCTGTGCATAACTACTAATTGCAAAGAATAGCAAAAAGTGAATAACAAATATGTTTCTTCTTTTCATTTTGTATTTTGGAGTTCTTTTGTTATTTAAAATTATGTTCTTCACAACTCTAAAAAGTGTCGCCTTTTTTATTTTGGAATAACTTATAAAAATAGGAAGCGGCAACTAAATCTTCTAACGCATGACCCACCGACTTAAATAGTGTAATTTCAGAATCTGAAGTTCTTCCTGATTTAGTAGTACTGCACAACTCAAATAAATCTGCTTTTATAGTCTCTTTAGAAAGGATACCAGATGTTAAGGGTATTAAAATATCGCCACTTTCTTTTAAGCCTCCCTGATAAGTATCTACAAAAACACTTGATTTGATTATAGCCTGATCATCAGCTTCACGGGTATCTTTTTTATAAGCCCCTACTAAATCTACATGCTGCCCTTTTTTTAAGAATTCTCCAAAAACCAAAGGCGTAGTAGATAAAGTAGCCGCACAAATAATATCAACTTCTGCGATTTTGTCCTCAATTTTTTCTATAGCAATACAAGTGAATGATTCTGCTTTTAAAGCATCACATATTCTTTGGGCTTTCTCGAAACTTCGTCCCCAGACATAAACAGTTGTAATGGGTCTTACGCTGCAATGTGCTTTAATTAAGTTAATTGACAATGCACCAGTACCTAGAATAAGGAGCGATGAAGAATCTTTTCTGGAGAGATAACTGCTCGCTAATGCCGATGCTGCAGCGGTTCTTTTGGCGGTTAACGATTTTGCATCTAAAATAGCTTTAATATACCCTTTGTGTGCATCCAGATATAAATACATCCCCTGAATAGCTGGCAAATTGTATTTTCCATTATTGGGACTTACCGTAACTATTTTTACCCCCAATTCTTTGCCCGGATTAAAAGCAGGCATCAATAGTAATGTCGAATCTTTATCTTCGTCAGGATTCTGAAAATCATGATGATGACGCATGGGCACTTCAATAGCCGAAGTTGAAAATCCATCTTTAAGAGCTTCTACTAAATCATTGAAATGGCAATAGTTTTCAATGAAATCATCCGTTATGTAAGGAACATTAGTATTCATGTATGATTTTTTTTTAAATAACTAATTCAGAATCAAACCATTTTATTTACTCTTAAAGACAGATTTCTGAAAAAAAAATGAACTGACAACTATAATTTTATGGTTAAACTCTTTTTCTGTAAAGGAATCTCATAAGCTCCTCTCTCTTTGGTATAAGGCAGGGCAATATCTTTGTTAATTCTTAAATAAGCATTTGGTGTAAACTCATTGGCAGGATTTAATGTAATTGATACCTCATCTGTTTTTGTGTTATAGGAAACTTTTTCAAAAGTACCAGCGTCTAATGTTAACCACAGCTGCTTTTGGCTGATGAAAACTTTGGATTTTGCTGCAGTAGTTAATTTTACTTCTACTATATCATCTTTTGTTGTTAAATTCCCTCCAAAAGCTAACCAGCCTAAATCGTTTTCTTTTGTAATATAAGTCGCTGTATTAACGGCATAGCCATAAAATCCGGAACCATAATCTCCCGATATATAATCAATTCTCAACTCAGTTGGATACGAGTGAAATGCTGCCGGTCCAAATCCATCTTCAGTAATGTTTGAAATTCCTCCTAAAAGTCCTCCATACCCTACTTTTAACAAATACAAATCGTCTGATTTTTTTCTGTATTGTTTCAATACCGGAATAGCATTCAATGAAGACCCGTAATGATGAATCTGACGCTCTACTCTTGACAATTTTCCACCGTATAAAAAATCCCAGTATCTACGGGCATTTCCATTGTAAGCCCAATGTGGCATTGTTGGCATATAAGCTAAAATTGCATTCAAAGTAACAGCTGCTTTTTCATCATAGCCAAAATAATCAGACCACATGTATACTTCTTCCTGACCTGTTGAATCCCATGGCATTTCACTTCCAAAAGGATATTCTAAAGCTCTCCAATGATTCGCCCTGTCTTTCATTTTTGCTTCTAAATTTGACGCCATATCCGTAAATTTTTCTGTCTTCAAATCATCCAGAATGAATAAAAATACAGAACCTTCCATTTGACCAAACTGTGCGTAATAAGGCGCTTGTTCAACCATTGCAATGGAAGTATAATAGGCTTGCTTTAAATACCAATCCCAGGTATTGCTATCCACCAATCCTTTATTATATCTCGCTAACCGGTACATTGTCCAGTAGGCTGCTGCAGCGTGTGGATAATTGTAAGATCTTCCTGGGTCATTTGCCTCTTTATGTTTCCACGCTGCCCATGTAGAATAATCTATGTCTTTGCTGTATGTTCCTTTTGGTAAAGAATCGGGCTCATAATAAAATACGCTTTTTTTAACACCATATTTATTTTTGCCTTCATTGTACTGAATATTACCCCAAAGTGTTGTGTTTACAAACTTTTCTAACTTTTTAATTTCTTCTTTATCCGGTTGAATAAGCTGTTTCATAATAGCCGCTAACCAGCCTCCAGCTCCACCCTCATCACTTAAACCGGCAACCCATGCCCTGCTATCCTGCGTTAATTGTTTTTTAGTTTCGTAATCATAACTAATTACAGATGGATTCCTTTTAAAAATTGGATCAGGCTGATCAAACCACTGTTCATTAGTTAAGAAGTGACCAAAATCTTTTATGACTTCGGTTTCAGGCTTAATAATTTTATAGTTGATGGTTTGTTTCACACCATCTTTGTAAATGATGCTTAATCGGGCACGTCCCCATTTTACGCCGCTTACAGTATATTTTTTTAATCCTTTAGGTGTTTTTCCATTTTCTTTTATTTGAATTGCTCCTTTAGGCTCTATTTCAAAGGAACTTACATCACTTTTGTAATTCAAAAACAATTGTGATTTAACATCCTGTGGAAGCACATAACCCGGAACACTTGTTGCCACAGGAAGATTTTCTGTTACCAGCGTATTCTGAATGGCTTCAATTCCGTCAGAAAGCACTAATTTTAAAGAGAAATTTTTAGATTCTTTTGGTTTTAATAGCAATGACGATGGAACATTCCATTGATCTGCATTTTTCCATTCATTATCTGCATAGGCTTTACTATATACCATCCATTCATGAAAACCTTCGAAAACGATACTTCTTGGAGTTGGATCGTCATTTAAAGGACGATAAGCCTCAAAGTTCATGTTCTCCTTTGGCAGCACTAGTAAAGCGGGTCCCTCGCCACTTAATCTTTTTACTTCTAAATAGCCTGCACCCATACCAATATAGGGATCAAAAAACACATTCTGAGCATGCGTTTCATTTAGCGACTTCCCTTCCAAAATATTATTGAAAACCATCGGAATTCCTAAGGCACCAATCTCAATATTTTTATCAGATTTATTGGTTATTTCAAATCGAAGCACCAATTGACCGCCATCGTTTTCATAATAGCGCTTAATGGTTACAGGAATATCACCGGGTAATGTATTTGCTAAATCTGCAGCAGCTAAAATTTTATCTGAAGTTGGTAAAGCAGTAATCGATCCACGTTTTGCAGCGGTTGAATAACTTTTCCAATCAGATGCATTCGCTTCTCTAATTCTTAAATTGATATCTCCTAAATGATACAATCCGTCTTTGTCTCTAATTTCAAGCCTGTCACTTGGAGTAAAATCAAAATTCAAATTCTTAACCGGTCTTAAACCTGCAACAGTCTGTGATGCTTTTACCAATTTTAATTGAAAAGAAGGAGTATTAATTTTTTGATAGATCTCGGCAATACCCAAAGTAGGTTCTTTTTTTTCAATCCTGCTCCAATACTCTTGTGCCTGAATATTAGCAGTTCCTATTACAAATAATAATAAACCAATCCTAAAATTTATATTTTTCATGTTTGCTACGTTTCTATTTTTCTTTCTATTTAATTTTAATTGAAACTTCAAGAAGTTTTTTTTATTTGACACTTTATAATCAAATTATTCTAGTGTGACATCCAAATAAACCGAATGGCGTCCGTAGGTGTTATAAAAAGGTTTAAATTCAACTCCATCAATAGTAAACTCTAATTTCTCCGGATTTCCTTTTATTGATTTACTTATATCTTTAGCGTCTAAAGTCACTTTTCTCCATTCTTTGAGAGGGTCCACTTCCTGAGCAGCCAGTAAAATAGGTCCATAAAACAAACTGGCAACATTTTGCTGATCCGCAACTGGGTCTAAATGAAATTGAAAAGGCATTTGCAGCTCGATTGTATCTCCATCTTTCCAATTATTGCTTAAAGTAAGG
The Flavobacterium flavigenum genome window above contains:
- a CDS encoding glycoside hydrolase family 97 protein, yielding MKNLILTICYFTFSLYQMAAQNFEVKSPDGGIEIKVTNSKEISWSASLNGNLIIEKAQAGMDFSSNTDFGANQKVKKHTIRSVSQTIYAVVSHKDSDIKDEYTELSITYQGNYKLNFRAYNDGVAYQFIDEAKAARNVVSEHVSFTFPKGSRSLFPQEESMYSHNERLYLDKSLSDITSKDFCSLPVLFTTDKAKVLFTETALHDYPGLFLKGNGNTTLDAMFPKYVLEAVDKGGRSDRVQTITKEADYIAKTSGNRAYPWRVFIISDDDRTFVESNLTYQLAKSNVLKNTDWIKPGKVAWDWYNDNNIFGVDFKAGLNTATYKYFIDFAAKNKIEYVILDEGWTKSTTQILDFNPDMDVKELIRYGKEKGVGIILWVLWKPLDANLLPILQTYKNWGAKGIKIDYMQRNDQYMVNSYEQIARECAKLELLVDFHGAFKPSGLERMYPNVMNYEGVLGNENNKWSEDITPEHTVTIPFIRMAAGPMDFTPGAMINKQHKNFSISHSRPMSMGTRAHQVAMYVVYEAPLQMMCESPSIYYKEQETVDFITQIPTVWDETKVLQGSVGNYIVVARKKVDKWYVGGMTDADARELPVDLSFLGDGNFSMEVFADGINVDKYAEDYKKEVIEVTKSSKITARMASGGGWSAIITKK
- a CDS encoding family 43 glycosylhydrolase, whose translation is MKRRNIFVIHFLLFFAISSYAQDKVNVNMSNAGNPILPGYFADPTIKKFGDIYYIYATTDNEMLASGAPTVWYSKDLKNWYNHTMEIPSFTAKPITNFWAPDIILGNDGKYYLYFGNCEMGCNIYGYVSDTPVGPWKKLSENDVPVISNGYPREGFPSLDAQFFKDTDGKVYGYWGTWVHYNGGYAVGELNTATMKDMVNSKNIPLSQTPKPFEAAYMMKKGSKYILMYSGDSCHDETYNVRYSYGDTPYGPFTEGQNNPILSTTEDKTTHGPGHHSVLEDGNEYYIVYHKHDYPMTRGGLARQVCIDKMVFENDSVIKKVVPTSKGIENIVKTTTPENIALNAAATASSYYHLQSSEYDYQYKPAFATDDNNATMWKVANNSLPQDLIIDLGAVKEIKRVMTQFEFASYYYQYTLQYSSDGKKWNMYADKSKNQTSGSPMIDDNDISARYLKLTVLGTEKAGLYAAVWNIKVYSSLFEIPLPLENKKSNKQAAVVSTHKMLIDLNVNNQKEGSSFTKLSNKGTIGGTFAKNGEVKIEKDNEGVKAFKFTNGSLVLDKAVPKMLAWNGSYSIATWVKNPEIAKEGEILASWCDRTAYNLANSYNALAYNSSHYGAAPHLDGHFDMRYNKLPEANKWHHIVLTFDGVVEKMYVDSVLDNSQNMMLSSAIDKAKIIIGASDIGENYSGYMASLQMYDYALTKEEIAKHFKETKIK
- a CDS encoding ornithine cyclodeaminase family protein, with translation MNTNVPYITDDFIENYCHFNDLVEALKDGFSTSAIEVPMRHHHDFQNPDEDKDSTLLLMPAFNPGKELGVKIVTVSPNNGKYNLPAIQGMYLYLDAHKGYIKAILDAKSLTAKRTAAASALASSYLSRKDSSSLLILGTGALSINLIKAHCSVRPITTVYVWGRSFEKAQRICDALKAESFTCIAIEKIEDKIAEVDIICAATLSTTPLVFGEFLKKGQHVDLVGAYKKDTREADDQAIIKSSVFVDTYQGGLKESGDILIPLTSGILSKETIKADLFELCSTTKSGRTSDSEITLFKSVGHALEDLVAASYFYKLFQNKKGDTF
- a CDS encoding DUF5695 domain-containing protein, with protein sequence MKNINFRIGLLLFVIGTANIQAQEYWSRIEKKEPTLGIAEIYQKINTPSFQLKLVKASQTVAGLRPVKNLNFDFTPSDRLEIRDKDGLYHLGDINLRIREANASDWKSYSTAAKRGSITALPTSDKILAAADLANTLPGDIPVTIKRYYENDGGQLVLRFEITNKSDKNIEIGALGIPMVFNNILEGKSLNETHAQNVFFDPYIGMGAGYLEVKRLSGEGPALLVLPKENMNFEAYRPLNDDPTPRSIVFEGFHEWMVYSKAYADNEWKNADQWNVPSSLLLKPKESKNFSLKLVLSDGIEAIQNTLVTENLPVATSVPGYVLPQDVKSQLFLNYKSDVSSFEIEPKGAIQIKENGKTPKGLKKYTVSGVKWGRARLSIIYKDGVKQTINYKIIKPETEVIKDFGHFLTNEQWFDQPDPIFKRNPSVISYDYETKKQLTQDSRAWVAGLSDEGGAGGWLAAIMKQLIQPDKEEIKKLEKFVNTTLWGNIQYNEGKNKYGVKKSVFYYEPDSLPKGTYSKDIDYSTWAAWKHKEANDPGRSYNYPHAAAAYWTMYRLARYNKGLVDSNTWDWYLKQAYYTSIAMVEQAPYYAQFGQMEGSVFLFILDDLKTEKFTDMASNLEAKMKDRANHWRALEYPFGSEMPWDSTGQEEVYMWSDYFGYDEKAAVTLNAILAYMPTMPHWAYNGNARRYWDFLYGGKLSRVERQIHHYGSSLNAIPVLKQYRKKSDDLYLLKVGYGGLLGGISNITEDGFGPAAFHSYPTELRIDYISGDYGSGFYGYAVNTATYITKENDLGWLAFGGNLTTKDDIVEVKLTTAAKSKVFISQKQLWLTLDAGTFEKVSYNTKTDEVSITLNPANEFTPNAYLRINKDIALPYTKERGAYEIPLQKKSLTIKL